ACCATCTGACCCTCGAAGATGCTGTCGCCGCGGGCAAAGTAAACGTACTCGAATATGCAAAAGGCCATGCGCTTGAAGTCGGGCCTTTCCACAATGTCCACCGTGCGATAGCCACTGCGGGAGAGCTCCACAATCTCCCCGGGCTCCACTTCGCGCACGTATCTGGCGCCGATCGAGAGGAAGCCGCAGCTCTCGCTGGAAACCACCCAACCATCGGCTGGGGTGTCCGAACTATTGCCGTGTCCCGCATTAATCGGCACGATCTTGCCAATGCACAGCGGCCTGTTGCCGTACGTGTCCCTCACCGCGTAGATCTTGTCCTTGAGCATGATGACCAGGGAGTAAGAGAGCGGCGCCAGCATCATGAAGTGCCTAATCCTGGCCGGCCAGTTGGGTCCGTCCAGCTCGGAAACGTCCTCCGGGGCGCAACACAGCGACTGGGCGATCAATTCACTGTCGCTGTGCGTGGACAGACCCACGCCCCTGGCCAAAACCTCCCGGCGCAGAGATTCGTTGTTCACCAGCTCGCCATTGTGGGCCAGGGCCAAAGCTCCGTGGGCGGTGTGCACCACGAAGGGCTGGCAGTTGACCACTCCGGAGCCGCCGGCGGTGGAGTAGCGCGTGTGTCCGATGCCCAGGTTGCCGCGCAGCTTCTTCATGGAGTCATCGTTGAAGAGGGTGCTGATCATGCCCATGCCCTTGTGCACGTTGAAGTTCTTGGAGCAGTTGCCCTCGCTGGTGGCTATGCCCGCCGACTCCTGGCCGCGATGCTGCAGTGCCACCAGTCCCAGGCAGATCACGTGTCCAATGTCCATCTGGGTGGGCCAATCCCCGCAAGCGATGGCCCCGAACACGCCGCACTCGTGCGTCAAACCGGTTAGCTCCTTGCTGGCCGAGATGCATGTGGATTCCGATGCCCCAGTGGAGGTCACCTCCACAGCTGGTTCCACCTGTTGCTGCTCGACCACGCGCacatgttgttgttgctgcgactgttgctgctgctgctgctgtgacgccgacatgttgctgctgggaaATGCGTGCGATATGGTAATTGAGGGCGGCTAATTGCAGTTCGAGGCGCAGCTGGCGGCGATCTGATTTACCTGTTGGTTTACGCAACGGTTTTATACAAGAAAAATCCTCGCACGCTCGCACGCGCAGCTTAGTTTTTCCGAAATCGGACGAGATCAAGCCCAATATCGATCGGAGGCCTGCTATCGATAGTTGGTGGCCCTGGATCGATAACGGCATTCAAGCAAAATTCAAATTGgattacaaacatttttgtagTTCTACTTTTTAAGCCTcgttttagtttatattttataatacaggtaaaaaatttaaaataaaattaaaaaatacttttacaaattgcacttttttaaatttctattttcagtcgcaaattttttttattttaatttaagtacttgtaaaattataaatttattttgctttttgtataaaacatttaattatactttttaagtacttttaagtatgattttaaaatgtagaaattaataattttttttttaatttttattaactgGAAAATTAAACGGAAAGgcttttttacaatttaaataataaactaaaatgtAAGGATCTATAAAAAGAACATTTTATgattaaaagaaatacaaatagtacaatatttaattgtatGTGCAATCTATctttttgtttaaacatttaattaaataactttATGCTGGCAGTACCCGATATTTAAAAGTGGGCTTGTTCAAAGCATTAGAAAATGATGAATCACACCCTTAcctagaaaaaatgcacagCAAAGCATTAATAAAAAGGtttcatttataaaattgataGGTATCAAAATTAAATGCGATTGGTTTAATTTTCTGGTGTCATGATGAGGGAATCGGAATTTAATGAAAACAGCCAACTTAAGTACTTGAATCGTTATTCGAAATCCGCTTTGTACATCGTGCAAACTGAGAGATAAGATAACttgtggaataactatttCCAGGGGCAGAGCTGCTCGGTAAAGCCTCTTTCAGCTGGGCCTCCTTGTGCAGGATAACTTGCGGATTCGCTATTTCGGGGGGCAAAGCTTCTCGGTGAAGAACGAAGCATCCTTCAACTTGGCCTTGTCCTGCTCGTCCAGAAACTCCTTGGCCTGCTCTATATCCGCCCGAATGGCGGCTATCAGCGACTCCAGGGAGTCGAAGCTGCGCTCTGGTCGCAGGTATCCCACAATGCATATCTTAAGTATCTGGCCGTACAGGTCGCAGTTGAAGTCGTGCAGCATGTGCGTCTCCACGCTCTTCTCCTTGTTGCTGTAGAAGGGATTCCAGCCGACGCTGAGGACCATTTTGTGCACCGGTCCGTTGTCCACGTTCGCCCAGCCGTAGTAGGCGCCCGTGGGCAGTGATTCAGGCAGCGATTTCACCACCTCCAGCGGAAAGTTAGCTAACAAGTGGTTTAGTTATCAATTAGCAATGACCTTCGGGGTTCACTTGACGTCGTCGCCACCAACCTGTTGGGATGCCCAGCTCCTTGGAGCCACGTCCGAATCCACGGACGATCTCGCCGCCGGCGAAGAGAGGTAGTTGGCTCAGCATTTCCCGGATTTCCTTGGACTCTGACCCAGATGTGCTGCGGTGGCGCTTCAAATGATTCCCACAGGCCAACGGGCGGTTGATTTGCGGTATTGGTTTGCTCTGCGACCGCAAAGCACTGCGGGCCAATTTATCGAGTCTGGCGAGGAATCAAGCGGGGTTCTCTACAGAGTGTGTAAGTTGTGTTTGCCGCCTAGCCACTCACATAACTATTGCTCTTTCCATTGCTCGGCATAATATTCATAAACACACAGACAAATTTTCCGCATTCAGAAGGGGAATCAGCTGTTGGCGGCGGGGCTGCCAACTTGTGTCATTTCAGTATTGCAGGGAGGttagcaaataaaattttgagggggtttttggtttttgagtagttaagcctagtactcagttcggctaagagttttactagtcgaaaaatattaatcttctggtgtgaccgaagttttcggagttcacccgcaatgcatgtagcatggtcttactctcagcaaacaaattagctggcgccaattttaaaatattacaaaacgttgagccgacctgggtcgcaagctttaaattcgctgttggaatggcgatatgtattgcagcaactcctacaggcagttttccattggtttttgtggttttccttccatttataaattgttattggcacaccgcttctgcacaaacacagccaaagatcaatttttttattctttgggccgcggctaaagtagttcatcggaattcatccgctaaatctagtatttttttggtatttccttactatttccttagctcaactgagtaccgcggtggaaaaaagtccccggctaaaggcgttagctacctatttgcctctcgcttactcctatgcttagctagcagttttcgtcgtactgagtactaggcttaaacaaataaaaatttaaaagttgggaatacaaaatataatatctGTTCTGTAAGTACCCGgtcatatttaattaaatacacttgattgcttttattcaaaattttcacAAATAAGTTAAAATGCTGGTTTCCAAagttacttaaatttaaattataagtaCATTttgctaatttaaaaaataggtatGTGTCTTTTGAAACGCactcataatttttaaa
This portion of the Drosophila takahashii strain IR98-3 E-12201 chromosome 3R, DtakHiC1v2, whole genome shotgun sequence genome encodes:
- the Prat gene encoding amidophosphoribosyltransferase, which gives rise to MSASQQQQQQQSQQQQHVRVVEQQQVEPAVEVTSTGASESTCISASKELTGLTHECGVFGAIACGDWPTQMDIGHVICLGLVALQHRGQESAGIATSEGNCSKNFNVHKGMGMISTLFNDDSMKKLRGNLGIGHTRYSTAGGSGVVNCQPFVVHTAHGALALAHNGELVNNESLRREVLARGVGLSTHSDSELIAQSLCCAPEDVSELDGPNWPARIRHFMMLAPLSYSLVIMLKDKIYAVRDTYGNRPLCIGKIVPINAGHGNSSDTPADGWVVSSESCGFLSIGARYVREVEPGEIVELSRSGYRTVDIVERPDFKRMAFCIFEYVYFARGDSIFEGQMVYTVRLQCGRQLWREAPVEADIVSSVPESGTAAAHGYARESGIEFAEVLCRNRYVGRTFIQPSTRLRQLGVAKKFGALSENVSGKRLVLIDDSIVRGNTIGPIIKLLRDAGAREVHIRIASPPLQYPCYMGINIPTREELIANKLNAEQLARHVGADSLAYLSVEGLVQAVQLKHRAAGDGKSKPTGHCTACLTGEYPGGLPDELSW
- the Rfk gene encoding putative riboflavin kinase, coding for MERAIVILDKLARSALRSQSKPIPQINRPLACGNHLKRHRSTSGSESKEIREMLSQLPLFAGGEIVRGFGRGSKELGIPTANFPLEVVKSLPESLPTGAYYGWANVDNGPVHKMVLSVGWNPFYSNKEKSVETHMLHDFNCDLYGQILKICIVGYLRPERSFDSLESLIAAIRADIEQAKEFLDEQDKAKLKDASFFTEKLCPPK